Proteins co-encoded in one Candidatus Thiodictyon syntrophicum genomic window:
- a CDS encoding sigma-54-dependent transcriptional regulator — translation MNKAHALVVDDEADILDLLKITLGRMDVQATTAMTVAEAKTALQARRYDLCLTDMNLPDGSGIDLVRFIVERHPDLPVAMITAHGSMESAVAAMKAGAFDFVSKPVDLQLLRRLVGSALKLRTHGGAAEARTESGTRLLGDSPKVEEIRRLVAKLARNQAPVFITGESGTGKELAARLIHAQGPRAEGDFVAVNCGAIPQELVESELFGHKKGSFTGAVADKEGLFQAAEGGTLFLDEVADLPLPAQVKLLRAIQEKSVRPVGAQQELAVDVRIISASHRDLNEEVEKGRFRQDLFYRINVIEMRMPALREHPQDIPALAARIMERIARQHADREAMRLSEEAVEALARHPFPGNVRELENVLERATALCDGSIIGAHDLYLPQTEAQVAVGSHADPEVPLEDYLGEIERHAILKALDDTRWNRTAAAKKLGMTLRALRYRLAKLGIE, via the coding sequence ACCTTGGGTCGCATGGACGTGCAGGCAACCACGGCCATGACGGTGGCCGAGGCCAAGACGGCGCTGCAGGCACGGCGCTACGACCTGTGCCTCACCGACATGAACCTGCCGGACGGCAGCGGGATCGATCTGGTGCGCTTCATCGTCGAGCGCCACCCCGATCTGCCGGTCGCCATGATCACTGCCCACGGCAGCATGGAATCGGCCGTCGCCGCGATGAAGGCCGGCGCCTTCGACTTCGTCTCCAAGCCGGTGGATTTGCAACTGCTGCGCCGCCTGGTGGGATCGGCGCTCAAGTTGCGCACCCACGGCGGCGCGGCGGAGGCGCGCACCGAGAGCGGCACCCGCCTGCTCGGGGACTCCCCCAAGGTGGAGGAGATCCGCCGCCTCGTCGCCAAGCTGGCGCGCAATCAGGCGCCGGTCTTCATTACCGGTGAGAGCGGCACCGGCAAGGAACTGGCGGCGCGCCTGATCCACGCCCAGGGCCCGCGGGCGGAGGGCGATTTCGTGGCGGTCAACTGTGGTGCCATCCCCCAGGAGCTGGTGGAGAGCGAACTGTTCGGCCACAAGAAGGGCAGCTTCACCGGTGCGGTGGCGGACAAGGAGGGGCTGTTCCAGGCGGCCGAGGGCGGCACCCTGTTTCTGGACGAGGTGGCTGACCTGCCGCTGCCCGCCCAGGTCAAGCTCCTGCGGGCCATCCAGGAGAAGAGCGTGCGGCCGGTGGGGGCCCAGCAGGAGCTGGCGGTGGATGTGCGCATCATCAGCGCGAGCCACCGGGATCTGAACGAGGAGGTGGAGAAGGGCCGCTTCCGTCAGGACCTCTTCTACCGCATCAATGTGATCGAGATGCGCATGCCCGCGCTGCGCGAACACCCCCAGGACATCCCGGCCCTGGCCGCGCGCATCATGGAGCGCATCGCCCGCCAGCACGCCGACCGCGAGGCCATGAGGCTCTCGGAGGAGGCGGTGGAGGCGCTCGCCCGTCACCCCTTCCCAGGCAATGTGCGCGAGTTGGAGAATGTGCTGGAGCGCGCCACCGCGCTCTGCGACGGCTCCATCATCGGCGCCCATGACCTCTACCTGCCGCAGACCGAGGCCCAGGTCGCGGTCGGGTCGCACGCGGACCCCGAGGTCCCCCTGGAGGACTACCTGGGGGAGATCGAGCGCCATGCCATCCTCAAGGCCCTGGACGACACCCGCTGGAACCGCACCGCGGCCGCCAAGAAGCTCGGCATGACGCTGCGTGCCTTGCGCTATCGCCTGGCCAAGCTCGGGATCGAATAG
- the argA gene encoding amino-acid N-acetyltransferase, producing the protein MPDPTPAQDHPRPHDPFVDWVRQATPYIHAHRGRTFVICFGGEAVADPGFAHLIHDITLLHGLGVRVVLVHGARPQIEARLTQHHSELRYVNGLRITDDTALGCVKEAAGVVRVEIEALFSMGLADSPMAGVRIPVASGNFVTARPLGVLDGVDYRQTGVVRRVDRQSLVQRLDAGAVVLMPPLGYSPTGEVFNLSAADVARSAAIALKADKLIFLTEEPGVRDAAGALVSNVLSGEVESLLAATPGPAPHQAAAGVPAGLTEDLAQALRAGADACIQGVRRVHLIDRHRDGALLRELYTRDGSGTLITGQPYEGLRPARAEDVTGVLDLLRPLEERGVLVRRSRERLESEIDRFFLMERDGLVIACAALYPYPDQGMGELASVAVHADYRGGRRGDKLLEHLETIARTRGLKRLFVLTTQTAHWFQERGFAPAPRDALPPEKQALYNERRNSLVFIKDLAA; encoded by the coding sequence ATGCCCGATCCCACCCCGGCCCAGGACCACCCCCGCCCGCACGACCCCTTCGTCGACTGGGTACGCCAGGCGACCCCTTACATCCACGCCCACCGCGGCCGCACCTTCGTCATCTGCTTCGGCGGGGAGGCGGTGGCCGACCCCGGCTTCGCCCACCTGATCCATGACATCACCCTGCTCCACGGGCTCGGCGTGCGCGTGGTCCTGGTCCATGGGGCGCGGCCCCAGATCGAGGCGCGCCTGACGCAGCACCACAGCGAACTGCGCTACGTCAACGGGCTGCGCATCACCGACGACACCGCGCTCGGCTGCGTCAAGGAGGCCGCCGGGGTGGTGCGGGTGGAGATCGAGGCCCTGTTCTCGATGGGGCTCGCCGACTCCCCCATGGCCGGGGTGCGGATCCCGGTCGCCTCCGGCAACTTCGTCACCGCCCGGCCCCTCGGGGTGCTGGACGGGGTGGACTACCGCCAGACCGGAGTGGTGCGGCGGGTAGACCGCCAGTCGCTGGTGCAGCGCCTGGACGCCGGGGCCGTGGTCCTGATGCCGCCGCTGGGCTATTCGCCCACCGGCGAGGTCTTCAACCTCAGCGCCGCGGACGTGGCACGCTCCGCGGCCATCGCGCTGAAGGCCGACAAGCTGATCTTTCTGACCGAGGAACCCGGGGTGCGCGACGCCGCCGGCGCGCTGGTCTCCAATGTCCTGAGCGGTGAGGTCGAGTCACTGCTCGCCGCGACCCCGGGTCCGGCGCCGCACCAGGCGGCGGCGGGCGTGCCCGCGGGCCTCACCGAGGACCTGGCACAGGCCCTGCGGGCCGGGGCCGACGCCTGCATCCAGGGGGTCCGCCGCGTCCACCTCATCGACCGGCACCGCGACGGCGCCCTGCTGCGCGAGCTCTACACCCGCGACGGCAGCGGCACCCTCATCACCGGTCAGCCCTACGAGGGCCTGCGGCCGGCGCGCGCCGAGGACGTGACCGGGGTCTTGGACCTGTTGCGCCCCCTGGAGGAGCGCGGGGTCCTGGTGCGGCGCTCCCGGGAGCGGCTGGAGTCGGAGATCGACCGCTTCTTTTTGATGGAGCGCGACGGGCTGGTCATCGCCTGCGCCGCGCTCTATCCCTATCCGGATCAGGGCATGGGCGAACTCGCCAGTGTCGCCGTGCATGCCGACTACCGCGGCGGCCGACGCGGCGACAAGCTCCTGGAGCATCTGGAGACCATCGCCCGCACCCGCGGGCTCAAGCGGCTCTTCGTCCTCACCACCCAGACCGCCCACTGGTTCCAGGAGCGCGGCTTCGCCCCCGCGCCCCGGGATGCCCTGCCGCCGGAAAAACAGGCGCTCTACAACGAGCGGCGCAACTCCCTGGTCTTCATCAAGGACTTGGCGGCCTGA